A genomic stretch from Pararhizobium sp. IMCC21322 includes:
- a CDS encoding type II toxin-antitoxin system RelE/ParE family toxin — protein sequence MAHRLSRRAERDLKDIYTHTFKTFGEGQADKYLHELDAVFEIIGDNHKIGRAYSKRTFQFVHGKHIILYRVEKQIAVIGRILHGAQNRKNS from the coding sequence ATGGCGCATAGACTATCCCGGCGGGCAGAACGCGACCTCAAAGATATTTACACGCACACATTTAAAACGTTCGGCGAAGGGCAGGCAGATAAATATCTGCATGAACTTGATGCCGTTTTTGAAATCATTGGTGACAACCATAAAATAGGTCGTGCCTATTCTAAACGCACGTTCCAATTTGTGCATGGAAAACACATCATTCTATACCGGGTTGAAAAACAAATTGCTGTCATTGGACGCATTCTACATGGCGCGCAAAATCGGAAAAATTCATAA
- a CDS encoding ParB/RepB/Spo0J family partition protein, which yields MDLSQLKTTKLNVRKIGAKEIDDLVPSIQSLGIIQPLLVRKNCEGFEVVAGQRRFHALSKIAETGAVEPVPCIVMQDSDDAKAIEASLAENIARLPMREIDQYKAFSALSKKGTGVEDIAAQFGITDRQVKQRLALGNLYAPILTAYEKQEIGVDTIRSLTLATPKQQKAWWQLFKSDEYAPQFHALKAWLFGGANIPLENALFDVADYKGQIISDLFGEESYFDDAEKFWALQNQAIAKLKQGFLDEGWQEVTILDVGEFYYRWDHAETDKDNGGRVYISVSKLGEVSQHVGYVTQKEAKRKQQEQSGETPVSKNGELTKSMQNYLALHRHSAVRTELLSHQGIALRLAVAQIIAGSSLWSVQADPQKANTDAIGESLATNKAESVFQAERERVQNLLGLSGEDGEPIVPRKTDWGKSPDLYAIVAKLLELDDASVNLVLTFIVAETLPSGSALVEVLGEKLAVNMADHWQPDQTFFDLLREKQALNAMVKQVAGKDTADAHVASTAKVQKQIIQDGLSGKRKNGKQDWQSGYMSFPMTAYTKKGGIEALDSRKALKKLFK from the coding sequence ATTGACCTAAGCCAACTTAAAACGACAAAATTGAATGTCCGTAAAATCGGCGCAAAAGAAATTGATGATCTTGTACCAAGCATTCAATCTCTTGGTATTATTCAGCCGCTATTGGTGCGCAAGAATTGCGAGGGCTTCGAAGTCGTTGCGGGACAGCGCCGCTTTCACGCCTTAAGCAAGATTGCCGAAACAGGCGCTGTAGAACCTGTACCTTGCATTGTCATGCAGGACAGTGATGATGCCAAAGCAATTGAGGCGTCTTTAGCTGAAAACATTGCCCGTCTGCCAATGAGAGAAATTGACCAGTACAAAGCGTTTTCTGCCCTGTCCAAAAAAGGGACAGGCGTTGAAGATATTGCCGCGCAATTTGGAATTACCGACAGGCAGGTCAAACAGCGTCTTGCCCTTGGTAATTTATACGCGCCGATTTTAACCGCCTATGAAAAACAGGAAATAGGCGTCGATACAATCCGCTCCCTAACCTTGGCAACGCCGAAGCAGCAAAAAGCATGGTGGCAATTGTTCAAGAGCGACGAATACGCGCCCCAATTTCACGCGCTGAAAGCTTGGCTTTTTGGTGGGGCGAATATCCCGCTTGAAAATGCGTTGTTTGATGTCGCGGATTATAAGGGGCAGATTATTTCCGACCTTTTTGGGGAGGAAAGCTATTTTGATGACGCAGAGAAATTCTGGGCGCTTCAAAACCAAGCCATTGCCAAGCTGAAACAGGGTTTTCTGGATGAAGGCTGGCAGGAGGTGACTATCCTTGATGTCGGAGAGTTTTATTACAGATGGGATCACGCTGAAACGGATAAAGACAATGGCGGCAGGGTCTATATTTCTGTCAGCAAGCTAGGTGAAGTCTCCCAGCATGTCGGTTATGTCACCCAAAAAGAAGCCAAGCGCAAACAGCAAGAGCAGAGCGGCGAAACGCCCGTATCCAAAAACGGCGAACTCACCAAGTCCATGCAGAATTATCTGGCCTTGCATCGCCATAGCGCGGTGAGAACCGAACTCCTGTCACATCAGGGCATTGCCCTGCGTTTGGCAGTGGCGCAGATCATAGCGGGATCTTCGCTTTGGAGTGTTCAGGCCGACCCGCAAAAGGCCAATACGGACGCCATTGGCGAAAGCCTTGCAACCAATAAGGCGGAAAGCGTGTTTCAGGCCGAACGCGAACGGGTACAGAACCTGTTAGGCCTGTCTGGTGAAGACGGCGAACCCATCGTACCGCGCAAAACCGATTGGGGTAAAAGTCCTGATCTTTACGCCATAGTCGCCAAGCTGCTGGAACTGGACGATGCCAGCGTCAATCTGGTTTTGACCTTTATCGTTGCCGAAACCCTGCCAAGCGGTTCTGCCCTTGTCGAAGTTTTGGGCGAAAAACTGGCGGTGAACATGGCAGATCATTGGCAACCGGATCAAACCTTCTTTGATCTCTTGCGCGAGAAGCAAGCACTCAATGCCATGGTTAAACAAGTGGCAGGCAAAGACACAGCAGACGCACATGTTGCGTCAACCGCCAAAGTCCAGAAGCAGATCATTCAGGACGGCTTGAGCGGCAAGCGCAAGAATGGCAAGCAGGACTGGCAATCGGGCTATATGAGTTTCCCCATGACCGCGTACACCAAAAAGGGCGGCATCGAAGCCTTGGACAGCCGCAAAGCCCTCAAGAAGCTGTTTAAATAG